The Streptomyces sp. NBC_00440 genome contains a region encoding:
- a CDS encoding chaplin translates to MSRIVRMTVLSAIAAATVLGGASVASADSGAEGVAIGSPGVLSGNVVQVPIDAQINACGNSVNVIGLLNPAFGNTCVNGGRDHGRDHDRDHGRDHGRDHGRDNGGWNHGWDHGRDHGRNHGWN, encoded by the coding sequence ATGTCTCGAATCGTGCGGATGACCGTGCTGTCTGCCATCGCGGCCGCCACTGTGCTGGGGGGTGCGTCGGTCGCCTCCGCGGACAGCGGGGCCGAGGGCGTGGCCATCGGCTCGCCCGGTGTCCTCTCCGGCAACGTCGTCCAGGTGCCGATCGACGCCCAGATCAACGCCTGCGGCAACAGCGTCAACGTCATCGGCCTGCTCAACCCGGCGTTCGGCAACACCTGCGTGAACGGCGGCCGCGACCACGGGCGTGACCACGACCGCGACCACGGCCGTGACCACGGGCGCGACCACGGCCGTGACAACGGCGGCTGGAACCACGGCTGGGACCACGGCCGCGACCACGGCCGTAACCACGGCTGGAACTGA
- a CDS encoding glycoside hydrolase family 16 protein — protein sequence MNRIAFSGSSPGSSPSTSRAPGRRRGHHPRRRLLTVLAALALPLAGLTGLGGPAGLSGSAAASEPAAPARTGAAADWTTVFKDDFDGAAGSGLNTADWLYDKGTGYPGGAANWGTGEIETSTDSTDNVYQDGSGHLVIKPVRDGSGHWTSGRVETQRTDFAAPAGGQLQLSASLKQPDPARGLGYWPAFWAMGADARPAGATNWPSIGELDIMEDVNALSQHSTTFHCGQWAGECHDPDGISSGLQACTGCQSGYHTYSVVVDRTNASAEQLRFSLDGVQTFVVNQNEVSDATWKAAVDHGFFAIFDVAIGGSYPNKVCGCTSPSADISSGAGMSVDWFSAEVSQS from the coding sequence ATGAACAGGATCGCTTTCTCCGGCTCATCCCCCGGCTCCTCCCCCAGCACCTCCCGCGCTCCGGGCCGCCGCCGCGGACACCACCCCCGGCGCCGCCTGCTGACCGTGCTCGCCGCGCTCGCCCTCCCGCTGGCCGGGCTCACCGGTCTGGGCGGTCCCGCCGGACTCTCCGGCTCCGCCGCTGCGAGCGAACCGGCCGCACCGGCCCGTACGGGCGCTGCCGCCGACTGGACCACGGTGTTCAAGGACGACTTCGACGGTGCGGCCGGATCGGGCCTGAACACGGCCGACTGGCTCTACGACAAGGGCACCGGCTACCCGGGCGGCGCCGCCAACTGGGGCACCGGCGAGATCGAGACATCCACGGACTCGACCGACAACGTCTACCAGGACGGCTCGGGCCATCTGGTGATCAAGCCGGTACGCGACGGGTCCGGGCACTGGACGTCCGGCCGGGTGGAGACCCAGCGCACCGACTTCGCCGCACCGGCGGGCGGACAGCTCCAGCTCAGCGCCTCCCTGAAGCAGCCCGACCCGGCGAGAGGGCTCGGCTACTGGCCCGCCTTCTGGGCGATGGGCGCGGACGCCCGGCCGGCCGGGGCCACCAACTGGCCCAGCATCGGCGAGCTGGACATCATGGAGGACGTCAACGCGCTCAGCCAGCACTCGACCACGTTCCACTGCGGCCAGTGGGCGGGCGAGTGCCACGATCCGGACGGGATCAGCAGCGGGTTGCAGGCGTGCACGGGCTGCCAGTCCGGCTACCACACGTACTCGGTGGTCGTGGACCGTACGAACGCCTCGGCCGAGCAGCTGCGCTTCTCCCTCGACGGCGTCCAGACCTTCGTGGTCAACCAGAACGAGGTGTCCGACGCGACCTGGAAGGCAGCGGTCGACCATGGGTTCTTCGCGATCTTCGACGTGGCGATCGGCGGCTCGTACCCCAACAAGGTCTGCGGCTGCACCTCTCCTTCGGCCGACATCAGCTCCGGTGCGGGGATGAGCGTGGACTGGTTCTCGGCCGAGGTCAGCCAGTCATGA